One Cheilinus undulatus linkage group 22, ASM1832078v1, whole genome shotgun sequence DNA window includes the following coding sequences:
- the cnga1b gene encoding cyclic nucleotide-gated channel rod photoreceptor subunit alpha has protein sequence MAKVVPVVPVVTSTNSRLTLPQIILQDMEEEPGQDSNEDGVPQRDEAGVLFNINNSNNNEEEEEKKKKRKEKKERKEMKEKKKQEKKERKEKKQKEKEEKEKEKKAAEEVPKEITVIDPAGNTYYHWLFVITIPVMYNWTLIIARACFEELQTDYLVLWFIVDFVSDLIYIADMIFRTRTGYLEQGLLVKDELKLRERYMQSFQFKLDLVSMIPTDMLYLFLGLTYPEIRLNKLLRFNRMQEFFQRTETRTNYPNALRISNLVMYIVIIIHWNACLYYSFSKAIGFGADRFVYPDPADPEFGRLVRKYAYSMYWSTLTLTTIGETPPPVENSEYFFVVTDFLVGVLIFATIVGNVGSMITNMNAARADFQARIDAIKQYMSFRKVTKDLEKRVIKWFDFLWTNKKAVDEREVLKYLPDKLRAEIAINVHLDTLKKVRIFADCEAGLLVELVLKLQPQVYSPGDYICKKGDIGREMYIIKEGKLAVVADDGIKQFVVLSDGSYFGEISILAIKGSKAGNRRTANIRSIGYSDLFCLSKDDLMEALTEYPDAKALLEEKGRQILMKDGLLDLEVAAQGPDPKEMEEKVERMTSTLDALQTRYARLLAEHEATHSKLKHRVVRLEKKLVP, from the exons ggaggagaagaagaaaaagaggaaagaaaagaaagaaagaaaagagatgaAAGA GAAGAAGAAGcaggagaagaaggagagaaaggagaagaaacagaaggagaaagaagagaaagagaaggagaagaaggcAGCAGAGGAGGT GCCTAAGGAGATCACTGTGATCGACCCGGCTGGTAACACCTACTACCATTGGCTGTTCGTCATCACCATCCCTGTCATGTACAACTGGACCCTCATAATAGCCAG GGCCTGTTTCGAGGAGCTACAGACAGACTATTTGGTACTCTGGTTCATCGTGGATTTTGTCTCTGACCTCATCTACATTGCTGACATGATCTTCAGAACGAGGACCG GCTACCTGGAGCAGGGCCTGCTGGTGAAGGATGAGCTGAAGCTGCGTGAGCGATACATGCAAAGTTTCCAGTTCAAACTTGACCTGGTTTCCATGATCCCTACAGACATGCTGTACCTGTTCCTGGGCCTCACGTACCCTGAGATCCGGCTCAACAAGCTCCTTCGGTTTAACAG GATGCAGGAGTTTTTCCagaggactgagaccaggaccaacTACCCCAATGCCCTCCGTATCTCCAACCTGGTCATGTACATTGTCATCATCATCCACTGGAACGCCTGCCTCTACTATTCCTTCTCTAAAGCCATCG GTTTTGGCGCAGACAGGTTCGTTTATCCTGACCCTGCAGATCCAGAGTTTGGTCGTCTGGTGAGGAAGTATGCCTACAGCATGTACTGGTCCACACTGACACTCACCACCATCGGAGAAACTCCACCGCCAGTGGAGAACTCCGAGTACTTCTTTGTGGTCACTGACTTCCTG GTGGGCGTGTTGATCTTCGCCACCATCGTTGGTAACGTGGGTTCAATGATCACCAACATGAACGCCGCCAGGGCCGACTTCCAGGCTCGCATTGATGCCATCAAACAGTACATGAGCTTCAGAAAG GTGACAAAGGACCTGGAGAAGCGAGTGATCAAGTGGTTTGACTTTCTATGGACCAATAAGAAGGCTGTGGATGAAAGGGAGGTGCTAAAGTACCTGCCTGACAAGCTGAGGGCCGAGATCGCCATCAACGTTCACCTGGACACGCTAAAGAAG GTTCGTATCTTTGCTGACTGCGAGGCCGGCCTGCTGGTGGAGCTGGTGCTGAAGCTGCAGCCTCAGGTGTACAGTCCAGGTGACTACATCTGTAAGAAGGGTGACATCGGCAGAGAGATGTACATCATCAAGGAGGGGAAACTGGCTGTGGTTGCTGACGATGGAATCAAGCAGTTTGTCGTTCTGAGTGATGGGAGTTACTTTGGAGAAATTAGCATCCTGGCTATCAAAG GCAGTAAGGCAGGAAACAGGAGGACGGCCAACATCAGGAGCATCGGCTACTCTGACCTCTTCTGTCTCTCCAAAGACGACCTGATGGAGGCGCTAACAGAGTACCCTGATGCTAAAGCTTTGCTGGAGGAGAAAGGGAGGCAGATTCTGATGAAGGACGGTCTTCTGGACCTGGAG GTGGCAGCACAGGGCCCCGACCCCAaagagatggaggagaaagtGGAGCGGATGACCAGCACGCTGGACGCCCTGCAGACCCGTTACGCCCGGCTGCTGGCTGAACACGAGGCCACTCACAGCAAATTAAAACACAGAGTGGTCCGGCTGGAGAAGAAGCTGGTACCGTAG